From the Halalkalicoccus sp. CGA53 genome, one window contains:
- a CDS encoding MgtC/SapB family protein, giving the protein MEPAGSVALFVALGVGALIGLERQQSESAGSFAGVRTFPLIALLGALTQLFFPSLLPLVLGMILVLVVVAYVGKILLEGDVGMTTAVAAVLTFVYGAMTGHSEEGLTLAVVLGTVTAAMLAVKDPMHDLAGRIGQEELRAALKFLIIALVVLPLLPDRELDVLLGLNPRFVWLMVVFVSGLTFLGYVLTKILGPAKGIGLTGLLGGFVSSTATAMAMADHARRTPELSPICAFATAVASIAMFPRVLILIAVVNPGLVAPLAVPLVGMTVVGGLLSLALLARIRADRAPSVDLDNPFRVRPALVFGLLFAAVLLGVDVLNSLFGEAGVYVTALLSGTVDANAITLSLGKLALEGSVEGAVAVTGIVLALVTNTVVKVGIVWSLGSARVGKSVAGVLGATSIVGVALVVLL; this is encoded by the coding sequence ATGGAGCCCGCGGGATCGGTCGCGCTCTTCGTCGCGCTCGGAGTCGGTGCCCTCATCGGCCTCGAGCGCCAGCAGAGCGAGTCCGCCGGGAGCTTCGCGGGCGTCCGGACGTTCCCACTGATCGCGCTGCTCGGCGCACTGACGCAGCTGTTCTTCCCGTCGCTGCTCCCACTCGTACTGGGGATGATCCTGGTGCTGGTCGTCGTCGCGTACGTCGGCAAGATACTGCTCGAGGGTGACGTCGGAATGACGACGGCGGTCGCGGCCGTTCTCACGTTCGTCTACGGGGCGATGACGGGCCACTCGGAGGAGGGGCTCACGCTGGCGGTCGTCCTCGGCACCGTCACCGCGGCGATGCTCGCGGTGAAGGACCCGATGCACGACCTCGCCGGGCGCATCGGCCAGGAAGAGCTCAGAGCGGCCCTGAAGTTCCTCATCATCGCCCTGGTCGTCCTCCCGCTGCTCCCCGACCGGGAACTGGACGTGCTGCTCGGGCTCAACCCCCGGTTCGTCTGGCTGATGGTCGTCTTCGTCTCGGGGCTCACCTTCCTCGGCTACGTCCTCACGAAGATCCTCGGTCCGGCGAAGGGGATCGGGCTCACGGGGCTGCTCGGCGGGTTCGTCTCCTCGACCGCGACGGCGATGGCGATGGCCGACCACGCGAGGCGCACCCCGGAGCTCTCGCCGATCTGTGCGTTCGCGACCGCGGTCGCCTCGATCGCCATGTTCCCCAGGGTCCTGATCCTGATCGCGGTCGTCAACCCGGGACTCGTCGCACCGCTCGCGGTTCCCCTGGTCGGCATGACGGTCGTCGGCGGGCTCCTCTCCCTCGCCCTCCTCGCCCGGATCCGTGCGGATCGGGCGCCGTCGGTCGACCTCGACAACCCGTTTCGGGTGCGACCGGCGCTCGTCTTCGGACTCCTCTTCGCGGCGGTCCTTCTCGGGGTCGACGTGCTCAACTCGCTGTTCGGCGAGGCGGGTGTCTACGTGACGGCGTTGCTCTCCGGAACGGTCGACGCGAACGCGATAACGCTCTCGCTGGGGAAGCTCGCGCTCGAGGGGAGCGTCGAGGGAGCCGTCGCCGTGACCGGAATCGTCCTCGCCCTCGTGACGAACACGGTCGTCAAGGTCGGCATCGTCTGGTCGCTGGGATCGGCGAGGGTGGGAAAGAGCGTCGCGGGCGTGCTCGGCGCCACCTCGATCGTCGGTGTCGCGCTCGTCGTCCTGCTCTAG